A single genomic interval of Blastocatellia bacterium harbors:
- a CDS encoding ABC transporter permease: METLLQDLRFGIRMLVKNPGFTIVAVITMALGIGANTALFSVVNGVLLKSLPFKDPDRLVFAMETNAKFPPPGVGSSTLNYRDWKEQNQSFETLSARQAFIANLTSSDQPERIQGEKATWDYFTTLGIAPLAGRTFTAEEDRPGGVPVILLSEGLWRRRFGGDAGIVGQTIPINGQGVTVIGIMPNDYRPNIEFWMPLGISYQNADRNLHNIQVVGRLAAGVTQEQAQTEMSTIAQRLIEQYPESNTGWGVALIPYQNLVTFNIRWALLVLLAAVGCVLLIACANVANLLLARAASREKEIAIRLAMGATRGRLIRQVLTESVLISLIGGAVGMLIALWSTQALISLNPQGIPRSGEIGVDGRVLGFAVLASLAAGILFGLVPAWQSSRANVNETLKESGKSVAGHGRGRRLRSTLVVVQMAFAFMLLVCAGLLIKSFSQLQRVNMGFNQQHLLTMQVTLPPAQYARPADVLGFYRDAGERLGALPGVIAASGISNVPLAGGGPQFIFSVEGRPLPTPADAPIASYRIVTGDYFATMNIPLIRGRTFTDADKENSLQVVTVNQNMAELMWPGEDAVGKRLTVGVPLPGDTPDYATVVGVVGNVKHTTLAGETGMQIYQPVTQTPFLGLGFGRTMSFILRTQLEPATLAESARAVIAGINPRLPVANVKTMDTIIAESVAANRFNMSLFGLFAAIAMALTVVGIFGVMNYAVTQRTQEIGIRMALGAQPGQVRALILKQGLILSGLGLTIGMGGALLATWLLKSLLFSVSATDPMVLGGVAVVLAAVALLTCYIPARRATKVDPIIALRHE; the protein is encoded by the coding sequence ATGGAGACCTTGTTGCAAGACTTGCGCTTCGGCATACGAATGCTCGTCAAGAACCCCGGCTTCACAATTGTGGCCGTGATTACAATGGCGTTAGGCATCGGCGCCAACACGGCGCTGTTCAGCGTCGTCAATGGCGTGCTGTTGAAATCGCTGCCTTTCAAAGACCCCGACCGCCTGGTCTTCGCCATGGAAACCAACGCCAAGTTCCCGCCGCCCGGCGTCGGCTCTTCGACGCTCAACTACCGCGACTGGAAAGAGCAGAATCAATCGTTCGAGACCCTGAGCGCCCGCCAGGCGTTCATCGCGAACCTGACGAGCAGCGATCAGCCTGAAAGGATTCAGGGCGAAAAGGCGACCTGGGATTACTTCACGACGCTCGGCATCGCGCCGCTCGCCGGGCGCACCTTCACCGCCGAAGAAGACCGGCCCGGCGGCGTGCCGGTGATCCTCTTGTCCGAGGGCCTGTGGCGGCGGCGCTTCGGCGGCGACGCGGGGATCGTCGGGCAGACCATCCCCATCAACGGCCAGGGCGTCACGGTCATCGGCATCATGCCGAACGATTACCGGCCCAACATCGAATTCTGGATGCCGCTCGGCATCAGCTACCAGAACGCCGACCGTAATCTGCATAACATTCAAGTCGTGGGCCGGCTAGCGGCTGGCGTCACCCAGGAGCAAGCGCAGACCGAGATGTCGACCATCGCCCAACGGTTGATCGAACAGTATCCCGAATCGAACACCGGCTGGGGCGTGGCGCTGATCCCTTACCAGAACCTCGTGACCTTCAACATTCGCTGGGCGCTGCTGGTGCTGCTGGCGGCGGTCGGCTGCGTGCTGTTGATCGCCTGCGCTAACGTCGCCAACCTCTTGCTTGCGAGAGCCGCCTCGCGCGAGAAAGAGATCGCGATTCGACTGGCGATGGGCGCGACGCGTGGGCGTCTGATCCGCCAGGTGCTTACGGAAAGCGTGTTAATTTCGCTGATCGGCGGCGCCGTCGGCATGCTGATTGCGCTGTGGAGCACGCAGGCTTTAATCAGCCTCAACCCGCAGGGCATTCCGCGCTCGGGCGAGATCGGCGTTGATGGCCGCGTCCTCGGCTTTGCCGTGCTGGCATCGTTAGCCGCGGGGATTTTGTTCGGGCTGGTGCCGGCATGGCAATCTTCGCGGGCCAACGTCAACGAGACGCTGAAAGAGAGCGGCAAATCGGTGGCGGGCCACGGGCGCGGTCGCCGCTTGCGCTCGACACTGGTCGTCGTGCAGATGGCTTTCGCCTTCATGCTGCTGGTCTGCGCCGGGCTGTTGATCAAGAGCTTCTCGCAGCTTCAGCGCGTCAACATGGGCTTCAATCAACAGCACCTGCTGACCATGCAGGTCACCCTGCCGCCGGCGCAGTACGCCAGGCCCGCCGACGTTCTCGGCTTTTACCGCGATGCCGGCGAGCGGCTCGGGGCGCTGCCCGGAGTGATTGCGGCGTCGGGCATCTCGAACGTGCCGCTGGCCGGCGGCGGCCCGCAGTTCATCTTTTCGGTCGAAGGCCGCCCGCTGCCGACGCCTGCCGACGCCCCCATCGCCAGCTATCGCATCGTCACCGGCGACTACTTTGCGACCATGAACATCCCGCTCATCAGAGGCCGCACCTTCACCGACGCCGACAAGGAAAACAGCCTTCAGGTGGTGACGGTCAATCAGAATATGGCCGAGCTGATGTGGCCGGGTGAAGACGCGGTTGGCAAGCGCCTGACGGTCGGCGTGCCGCTGCCCGGCGATACGCCCGATTACGCGACGGTCGTCGGCGTCGTCGGCAACGTCAAGCATACGACCCTGGCCGGCGAGACCGGCATGCAGATTTATCAGCCGGTGACGCAGACGCCTTTCCTGGGCCTCGGCTTCGGGCGGACGATGAGCTTCATCCTGCGCACACAGCTTGAGCCCGCAACCTTAGCGGAATCGGCGCGCGCCGTGATCGCCGGCATCAACCCGCGGCTGCCGGTCGCCAACGTCAAGACGATGGACACGATCATTGCCGAATCGGTCGCCGCCAATCGCTTCAACATGTCGCTGTTCGGATTGTTCGCCGCCATCGCTATGGCGCTCACGGTCGTCGGCATCTTCGGCGTGATGAACTATGCGGTGACGCAGCGCACGCAGGAGATCGGCATCCGCATGGCCTTGGGGGCGCAGCCGGGACAGGTGCGCGCCTTGATCCTCAAACAGGGATTGATATTGTCGGGGCTCGGACTGACGATTGGCATGGGCGGCGCGTTGCTGGCGACGTGGTTGCTCAAGAGCTTGTTGTTCAGCGTCAGCGCCACCGACCCGATGGTCCTGGGAGGGGTCGCCGTGGTCTTAGCCGCCGTGGCGTTGCTGACCTGCTACATCCCTGCGCGCCGCGCCACCAAAGTTGATCCGATCATCGCCCTCAGGCACGAGTGA
- a CDS encoding DUF3471 domain-containing protein — protein sequence MKRFKLIIAASFVVAIVSAVVTQSFAYPPFLAKAKKFGAKDCTFCHVAPEGGAPWNARGQWLIKEKERRGADSIDVEWLAEYKEGSGDVKKPAEVKPAETRPAETPTKAIKVDTKVLDTYTGQYEAPFGVLTISRDGDKLFGAPEGQEKAELVAISETEFDVPSVGVKVKFVKDDSGKVTHMVLNHDGEEIQAKKIK from the coding sequence ACTGATTATTGCAGCCAGCTTCGTCGTCGCGATTGTGTCGGCGGTGGTCACTCAATCATTCGCTTATCCGCCGTTTTTGGCCAAGGCCAAGAAGTTCGGCGCCAAGGATTGCACCTTCTGCCACGTCGCGCCGGAAGGCGGCGCTCCGTGGAATGCGCGCGGCCAGTGGCTCATCAAAGAGAAAGAGCGGCGCGGCGCCGATTCTATCGACGTCGAATGGCTTGCCGAATATAAGGAAGGCAGCGGCGACGTGAAGAAGCCTGCCGAAGTGAAGCCCGCCGAGACCCGGCCCGCCGAAACCCCGACGAAAGCCATCAAAGTTGACACGAAAGTGCTGGACACCTACACCGGCCAGTATGAAGCGCCCTTCGGCGTGCTGACGATCAGCCGCGACGGCGACAAGCTCTTCGGCGCGCCCGAAGGTCAGGAGAAAGCCGAGCTGGTTGCCATCTCTGAAACCGAATTCGACGTGCCGAGCGTCGGCGTCAAAGTGAAGTTCGTCAAGGACGACAGCGGCAAGGTCACCCACATGGTTTTGAACCACGACGGCGAAGAGATTCAGGCCAAGAAGATCAAGTAA